Proteins encoded within one genomic window of Empedobacter falsenii:
- a CDS encoding aldo/keto reductase, translating to MENFKLSNGIEIPAIGFGTWLLEGEKVTEPLKIALEKGYTHIDTAAIYKNEKEIGAVLKAENVDRSKLFITSKCWNTERGYEKAMAAFEQTLTDLQTDYLDLYLIHWPANETQFPDTWAELNAGTWRAFEEIYKSGKAKSIGVSNFNINHLEALFETAEIKPMVNQIEIHPGHSQPELVDFCKQHNLLVEAWSPLGSGRILENELIVSLADKYNVSVGQICINYCLAKEILPLPRSSSEKNIEANLTSNNFKLSAEDVKTIDEMPADGFSGLNPSMVEF from the coding sequence ATGGAAAACTTTAAACTATCAAATGGAATCGAAATTCCTGCAATCGGATTTGGAACATGGTTATTAGAAGGTGAAAAAGTTACAGAACCTCTAAAAATAGCGCTAGAAAAAGGATATACTCATATTGACACAGCAGCAATCTACAAAAATGAAAAAGAAATTGGCGCAGTTCTGAAAGCTGAAAATGTAGATCGTAGCAAATTATTTATAACGTCTAAATGTTGGAATACTGAGCGTGGTTACGAAAAAGCAATGGCTGCATTTGAGCAAACTTTAACAGATTTACAGACTGATTATTTGGATTTATATTTGATTCATTGGCCTGCAAATGAAACGCAATTTCCTGATACTTGGGCAGAATTGAATGCTGGAACTTGGCGAGCTTTCGAGGAAATTTACAAATCTGGAAAAGCAAAGTCAATTGGTGTAAGTAATTTCAATATCAATCATTTGGAAGCTTTATTTGAAACGGCTGAAATCAAACCTATGGTTAATCAAATTGAGATTCATCCTGGGCATTCACAACCAGAATTGGTAGATTTTTGTAAACAACACAATTTATTGGTTGAAGCATGGAGTCCACTTGGTTCAGGAAGAATTTTGGAGAACGAATTAATTGTTTCTTTGGCGGATAAATACAATGTTTCGGTTGGTCAAATTTGTATTAATTATTGTTTGGCGAAAGAAATTTTACCGCTTCCTCGCTCCTCTTCAGAAAAAAATATTGAAGCAAATTTAACTTCAAATAATTTCAAATTGAGCGCAGAAGATGTAAAAACGATTGATGAAATGCCTGCAGATGGTTTTTCTGGATTGAATCCTTCAATGGTTGAATTTTAA
- a CDS encoding alpha/beta hydrolase-fold protein: MKNYIFILIALLSIQVFSQETYSSLISKAEKLVEEDKKELALDYYTKAFNLHKDSTTNFDLYDAAKLSNKIGQSNQSFYFLEKLIQRNPKLYPGWYFILDKDSKVKFKNLLSDKRWQNLEATSNKISKRFYDSIQLTNDEFFRTKKSTNLEIKDKKELYKSLRNSSSYLPKKEQNYSIFFSINDTLKSSYFVHLPKNYNPEKKYPMLIFLHGAVFFSELEKFSTDEDLKGWNRFYTKYADQHDIILVFPKADKRYNWMTEKGFYMVPEIVRQIKSTINVDDNKVFLTGHSNGATGSFNYLVKQPTSFAGFYGFNTQPIVRTGGTFIQNALNHSYINFSTDLDYYFPPQANDDLTTLMELLHIDYKDYRYNGYPHWFPEFNGSEPAYKILFDDLLNRKRNPFPNKLIWETDDVKYGKIDWIEITKLDTISPNKEWQKNYNFKITKWLEYDDNDSLQVKDVDKMAFNFPRKSGQIKANYSKNRFDIETSSIKSFRLYISPEMINLNKKLKVYANNKLIYNQKIDYNPSFMQDNFNKNMDKLQLWINYIDFEL, encoded by the coding sequence ATGAAAAATTATATCTTTATACTTATCGCATTATTATCCATACAAGTTTTTAGTCAAGAAACATATTCTAGTTTAATTTCTAAAGCTGAAAAGCTAGTTGAAGAAGACAAAAAGGAATTAGCTTTAGATTATTATACAAAAGCATTCAATCTACATAAAGACAGTACCACTAATTTTGATTTATATGATGCGGCTAAACTTTCTAACAAAATCGGTCAATCAAACCAATCATTTTATTTTTTAGAAAAGTTAATTCAGAGAAACCCAAAACTATATCCAGGTTGGTATTTTATTTTGGATAAAGATTCGAAAGTGAAATTCAAAAATCTATTAAGTGATAAACGTTGGCAGAATTTAGAAGCAACTTCAAATAAAATATCTAAAAGATTTTATGACAGTATTCAATTGACAAATGATGAATTTTTTAGAACTAAGAAATCAACAAATTTAGAGATTAAAGATAAGAAAGAACTTTATAAAAGTTTGAGAAATTCTTCATCATATTTACCGAAAAAAGAACAAAATTATTCTATTTTCTTTTCAATTAATGATACTTTAAAGTCATCTTATTTTGTTCATTTACCTAAAAATTATAATCCTGAGAAAAAATATCCTATGCTTATTTTTCTTCATGGAGCTGTATTTTTCAGTGAACTTGAAAAATTTTCTACTGATGAAGATTTGAAAGGTTGGAATAGATTTTATACTAAATATGCGGATCAGCACGATATTATTTTAGTTTTTCCTAAAGCTGATAAACGTTATAATTGGATGACAGAAAAAGGATTTTATATGGTTCCAGAAATTGTTCGTCAAATAAAATCTACGATTAATGTCGATGATAATAAAGTCTTTTTGACGGGACATTCTAATGGAGCAACCGGTTCGTTTAATTATTTAGTAAAACAACCCACTTCTTTTGCAGGTTTTTATGGTTTTAACACCCAGCCAATTGTACGAACAGGAGGCACATTTATTCAAAATGCATTGAATCATTCTTATATAAATTTTTCTACTGATTTAGATTATTATTTTCCACCACAAGCTAATGATGATTTAACTACATTGATGGAATTGTTACATATTGATTATAAAGATTATCGATATAATGGTTATCCGCATTGGTTTCCAGAATTTAATGGTTCAGAGCCTGCGTATAAAATTTTGTTTGATGATTTGTTGAATAGAAAAAGAAATCCATTTCCAAATAAATTAATTTGGGAAACTGATGATGTTAAATACGGAAAAATTGATTGGATAGAAATTACAAAATTAGACACTATTTCACCTAATAAAGAATGGCAAAAAAACTATAATTTCAAAATAACAAAATGGTTAGAATATGATGATAATGACAGTTTGCAAGTAAAAGATGTGGACAAAATGGCTTTTAATTTTCCTCGGAAATCAGGTCAAATCAAAGCAAATTATTCAAAAAATAGATTTGATATTGAAACATCTTCTATAAAATCATTTCGATTATATATTTCTCCTGAAATGATTAATCTGAACAAAAAATTAAAAGTCTATGCCAATAATAAATTGATTTACAATCAAAAAATAGATTACAATCCATCTTTTATGCAAGATAATTTCAATAAAAATATGGACAAACTACAACTTTGGATTAATTACATTGATTTTGAATTATAA
- a CDS encoding LytR/AlgR family response regulator transcription factor, with amino-acid sequence MKIAIVEDELLAVTYLKNLLEEQSIVAVSSITILRSTKQATEFFRENSVDLIFMDIHLGDGKSFEIFQEVEILTPIIFITAYDEYAMKVFKHFTIDYILKPFEVEELHIALQKFKTIRTSFDISPTLQSIAVLENSPSEIMHRFLVTNGNKLRSVEEHEIAYFFASGKHLFIKTKDDQTYIYDDTIKDIINKLDETIFFKINRKFIVHIDAITEIIKHSSQKIEIHLQPKSETEQAIFISKTQINSWMDWMNR; translated from the coding sequence ATGAAAATTGCAATTGTAGAGGACGAATTATTGGCAGTTACTTATCTAAAAAATCTGTTAGAGGAGCAATCTATTGTTGCTGTTTCTTCGATTACAATTTTGCGTTCAACAAAGCAAGCAACGGAGTTTTTTAGAGAGAATTCGGTTGATTTAATCTTCATGGATATTCATTTGGGTGATGGGAAAAGTTTCGAGATTTTTCAGGAAGTTGAGATTCTAACGCCAATTATTTTTATCACTGCTTATGATGAATATGCGATGAAAGTTTTCAAGCATTTTACGATTGATTATATTCTGAAACCCTTTGAAGTAGAGGAGTTGCATATTGCTTTGCAAAAATTTAAAACAATTCGTACAAGTTTTGATATTTCGCCAACATTACAATCTATTGCTGTTTTAGAAAATTCTCCGTCCGAGATTATGCATCGTTTTTTGGTAACTAACGGAAACAAATTACGTTCGGTAGAAGAACACGAGATTGCTTATTTTTTTGCTTCGGGAAAACATCTTTTTATAAAAACGAAAGATGATCAAACCTATATTTATGATGACACAATAAAGGATATTATAAATAAATTGGATGAGACTATTTTCTTCAAAATCAATCGAAAGTTTATTGTTCACATTGATGCAATTACTGAAATAATAAAACATTCAAGTCAAAAAATTGAAATTCATCTTCAACCAAAATCAGAAACTGAACAAGCTATTTTTATCAGCAAAACGCAGATTAATAGTTGGATGGATTGGATGAATAGATAA
- a CDS encoding RagB/SusD family nutrient uptake outer membrane protein yields MKKIFLLLSIVAVSFTAVSCDNYLDIEPDGKVIPKTVEDYRMVLTNAYSKYPTHKSLTALRTDDVTLNEYSNDFISYREIAQWKDTNPDQISIQFPWVSFYTVIFYANQIINEGPKTMENSAEKDQLLAEAYALRAYAYFDLVNLYGKPYNSATASTDKGVPLNLKVDLEATLKPSSVQEVYNHIESDLAQATELMKMDQELAGLNYRFSNVALNALEARIALYKNEWQKAIDFSDSTLKIKGDLVNLNTTKQVPNHYTSAESILALDNTLNPAVQYMAYVSPELLSSYDTQNDLRFSLYFEKSGSKYKVIKGGNSEFKTSFRVAELYFIKAESYLKLNKIDQAKATLFSVLQNRYTTTGFAKLQTEISAMNSTELMKFILDERFREFALEGQRWYDLRRANQKQIIHQISGKEYILQENDVRYTIEIPQAAKLNNPHL; encoded by the coding sequence ATGAAAAAAATATTTTTATTATTAAGCATAGTTGCAGTTAGCTTTACAGCAGTTAGTTGTGACAATTATTTGGATATTGAACCAGATGGAAAAGTGATTCCAAAAACGGTAGAAGATTATCGAATGGTATTAACAAATGCTTATTCAAAATATCCAACACACAAGTCGTTGACAGCTTTACGCACGGATGATGTTACATTGAATGAATATTCAAATGACTTTATTTCATACCGTGAAATTGCACAATGGAAGGATACAAATCCGGATCAAATCTCAATTCAATTTCCTTGGGTTAGTTTTTATACAGTGATTTTTTATGCCAATCAAATCATCAATGAAGGACCAAAAACAATGGAAAATTCTGCTGAAAAAGATCAATTATTAGCAGAAGCTTATGCGTTACGTGCGTATGCGTATTTTGATTTGGTGAATTTATACGGAAAACCATACAATTCGGCAACAGCAAGTACAGACAAAGGTGTTCCTTTAAATTTAAAAGTAGATTTAGAAGCAACGCTTAAGCCATCATCTGTTCAAGAAGTTTATAATCATATTGAGTCTGATTTAGCACAAGCAACAGAGTTGATGAAAATGGATCAGGAATTAGCTGGATTAAACTATAGATTCTCAAATGTAGCTCTAAATGCTTTAGAAGCAAGAATCGCGTTGTATAAAAATGAATGGCAAAAAGCGATTGATTTTTCTGATTCAACACTAAAAATCAAAGGTGATTTAGTAAATTTGAACACAACAAAACAAGTTCCAAATCACTACACATCTGCCGAATCTATTTTAGCTTTAGACAATACATTGAATCCCGCTGTACAATATATGGCGTATGTCTCGCCAGAATTATTAAGCAGTTATGATACTCAAAATGATTTACGTTTTTCACTTTATTTTGAGAAAAGTGGTTCAAAATATAAAGTGATTAAAGGTGGAAATTCAGAGTTCAAAACGTCTTTCCGTGTGGCTGAATTATATTTTATCAAAGCTGAGTCATATTTGAAATTAAACAAGATAGATCAAGCAAAAGCAACTTTGTTTTCGGTTTTACAAAATCGTTATACAACAACTGGTTTTGCAAAATTACAAACTGAAATTTCTGCGATGAATTCTACTGAATTGATGAAGTTTATTTTAGATGAACGTTTCAGAGAATTTGCTTTGGAAGGACAGCGTTGGTACGATTTACGTCGAGCAAATCAAAAACAAATTATACATCAAATTTCAGGTAAAGAATATATTTTACAAGAAAATGATGTTCGTTATACAATAGAAATTCCACAAGCAGCTAAGCTCAATAATCCTCATTTATAA
- a CDS encoding FAD-dependent monooxygenase: MSKKFLIAGAGIAGLTLAKVLQDLNYDYEIFEASPEVRGIGAGFGLASNAMKAFEILGLAEEVAPLGHMLEDFEIQDWKEKTILKADTERLRKNYNNENFAIHRADLHHYLVSKIDSNKIKTSKKVKLFEQSFEKVVLHFEDGTSSEGDYLIGADGINSTIRQQLLKQSTPRYAGYICWRAIVEDKSYNSKKSIETWGPNGRFGLTPLINHQIYWYACVNTKLNSEVYNYTLSDIKNQFKDYSGQIRNTLQKTNPESIIATPIMDIKPINNYAFNRVLLIGDAAHATTPNMGQGACMAVEDVCVLYDELIKKDTDVLLAFEHYNLRRLKRTHYIIDTSRLAGKVAQVDNKFLMNIRNFAFRNLPQSLMQSPLEDLLEEDFMKV, translated from the coding sequence ATGAGTAAAAAATTCTTAATCGCCGGTGCAGGAATTGCAGGTTTAACTTTAGCAAAAGTTTTGCAAGATTTAAATTATGACTACGAAATTTTCGAGGCTTCGCCAGAAGTTCGTGGAATTGGTGCTGGTTTTGGCTTGGCTTCTAATGCAATGAAAGCGTTTGAAATTCTTGGTTTAGCAGAAGAAGTTGCGCCTTTGGGACATATGTTAGAAGATTTTGAAATTCAAGATTGGAAAGAAAAAACAATTCTGAAAGCGGATACCGAACGATTAAGAAAAAACTACAACAACGAAAATTTTGCCATTCATCGTGCAGATTTACATCATTATTTAGTTTCTAAAATTGATTCGAATAAAATTAAAACTTCAAAAAAAGTGAAGCTTTTCGAACAATCTTTTGAAAAAGTTGTGCTTCATTTTGAAGATGGAACTTCTAGCGAAGGCGATTATTTGATTGGTGCTGATGGAATAAATTCTACAATTCGTCAACAATTGTTAAAACAGTCGACGCCTCGTTATGCGGGTTATATTTGTTGGCGTGCTATTGTAGAAGATAAATCTTACAATTCAAAAAAGAGTATCGAAACATGGGGACCAAATGGTCGTTTTGGATTGACACCTCTTATCAATCATCAAATTTATTGGTATGCATGTGTCAATACAAAACTAAATTCTGAAGTTTACAACTATACATTGAGTGATATTAAAAATCAGTTCAAAGATTATTCGGGACAAATCAGAAATACTTTACAAAAAACAAATCCAGAAAGTATAATTGCTACGCCAATTATGGACATAAAACCGATTAATAATTATGCATTTAATCGTGTATTGTTAATTGGAGATGCAGCCCATGCAACCACACCAAACATGGGACAGGGCGCATGCATGGCGGTGGAAGATGTTTGTGTTTTGTATGATGAATTAATCAAAAAAGATACTGATGTTTTGTTAGCTTTTGAACATTATAATTTACGTCGTTTGAAACGAACACATTATATTATTGACACTTCTCGTTTGGCTGGAAAAGTTGCTCAAGTTGACAATAAATTCTTAATGAATATCCGAAATTTTGCTTTCCGAAATTTACCACAATCTTTGATGCAAAGCCCTTTAGAAGACTTGTTGGAAGAAGATTTTATGAAGGTTTAG
- a CDS encoding SusC/RagA family TonB-linked outer membrane protein, whose protein sequence is MKKTLILLPLFAASIAFSQEKRVITGSVQDEKSLVGIAGASVKIEAQSISTKTDQKGIIESVTVGTVTDEDGFFSLEVPAGTKSVLISYLGYDSKLVELSTDLATYHVSLKSTSGEVLPENNDLKEVVVTGYQKIEKRKLTSAVSTVKMDDIQQAGVASVDQLLSGQIAGVAVSTETGSPGSPSKIRIRGTASLSGPQDPLWVIDGLPLEGNDVPNFSDKDNIDQLQNFSIAGLNPNDIEDITILKDAAATAIYGARAANGVISITTKRGKKGAMTVNFSANTFVTARPDFGRLNLLNASQKVDLELMLASRDDLTYRTDKGEVMRILQKNGQLNALRNGGFNSLDLITQNQINSLRNNTTDWGKLLYRNAINTQYGLSISGGNDRSDYYFSLGYYDEQGTTIGTGFERYNLTLKNNYKLNDKLDVGISIFATSSDKKSFVTDADASINPINYSRNANPYLSPFNADGSYRYDNDIDGFEDRSVPFNFIEERENTNYTLKNRSLKGIIDLNYQLAKGLKLTSQFGIQYDSNKTEKYAEQETYFTRKMKEGTRYYKSGQYLYFLPDGGVKQNWDNEFFQYNWKLQGTYSTTINNRHEIDLMAGTEIRHTQNETTLTRAFGYNKITKTGTPIVFPNSSSAADKRYETYREMPTDENAYVSTFATASYTLDRKYTVFGSVRYDGTNLFGVNKKYKYLPIWAVSASWLVSKESFMENVDFISNLRLRASYGLQGNIDRNTSPFFIGEYNDATILPGNKEDIINAINLPNDLLRWEKTTNTNVGLDLGLFKNRINLAVDVYNRKGTDMISMRETPLETGFEYTMVNWGELTNKGFEIALTTRNIDKKNFKWSTTINFAHNKSKVLKEQERENSLIPSREGLPVNAIFALKTAGFDEYGNPMFWKGDEKVSAKEFFALYDLYEDFLPGEFVDSKLTSEEKRKLFTYIGDRDPKFTGGIINNFKIHNFDLTISAAFNLKQTVMKTPSYRGMELDPGRNYTQDIFEAGSTLPGITSPIKGDNDSWMANKWFAGNNANAYNLLDIWAKEISYMRISSIRLGYTLPNKYAEVVGFKSARFSLEGRNLFVFSNGYKGYFDPETYGNIYAQPIAKSVTVGLNVSF, encoded by the coding sequence ATGAAAAAGACACTCATTCTTTTGCCACTTTTTGCGGCAAGTATTGCGTTTTCTCAAGAAAAGAGAGTGATTACAGGTTCGGTTCAAGACGAAAAATCGTTGGTTGGAATTGCTGGTGCGTCTGTTAAAATTGAAGCTCAATCAATTTCGACAAAAACAGATCAAAAAGGAATTATAGAAAGTGTAACGGTTGGTACTGTTACAGATGAAGATGGTTTCTTTTCATTAGAGGTTCCAGCTGGTACAAAATCTGTATTGATTAGTTATTTAGGTTATGATTCTAAATTAGTTGAACTTTCTACCGATTTAGCAACATATCATGTGAGCTTAAAATCAACTTCAGGTGAAGTTCTTCCAGAAAATAATGATCTGAAAGAAGTTGTTGTTACAGGTTATCAAAAAATCGAAAAACGTAAACTAACATCGGCAGTATCAACTGTAAAAATGGATGATATTCAACAAGCTGGTGTTGCTAGTGTTGATCAATTGTTAAGCGGACAAATTGCTGGTGTAGCTGTTTCTACAGAAACTGGTTCGCCTGGTTCTCCTAGTAAAATTAGAATTCGTGGAACAGCTTCTCTTTCTGGCCCTCAAGATCCGTTATGGGTAATTGATGGTTTGCCATTAGAAGGAAATGATGTGCCAAACTTTAGCGATAAAGATAACATCGATCAATTACAAAACTTTTCTATCGCTGGATTAAATCCAAACGATATCGAAGATATTACAATCCTTAAAGATGCTGCTGCAACGGCTATTTATGGAGCAAGAGCTGCAAATGGTGTAATTTCTATTACAACAAAACGTGGTAAAAAAGGCGCTATGACGGTTAATTTTTCTGCGAATACATTTGTAACGGCTCGTCCTGATTTTGGTCGTTTAAATTTATTAAATGCTTCACAGAAAGTTGATCTTGAATTAATGCTTGCTAGTCGAGATGATTTAACGTATCGTACTGATAAAGGCGAAGTCATGCGAATTTTACAAAAGAATGGTCAATTAAATGCTTTACGAAATGGAGGATTTAATTCTTTAGATCTTATCACGCAAAATCAAATTAATTCTTTACGAAATAATACAACCGATTGGGGGAAATTATTGTATCGTAATGCAATTAATACACAATATGGTTTGAGTATATCTGGAGGAAATGATCGTTCTGATTATTACTTCTCATTAGGATATTATGATGAGCAAGGAACTACGATCGGAACTGGTTTTGAACGTTATAATCTTACTTTAAAAAACAATTATAAACTTAACGATAAATTAGATGTAGGGATTTCTATTTTTGCAACTTCAAGTGATAAAAAATCTTTTGTAACAGATGCAGATGCGTCTATCAATCCAATTAATTATTCACGAAATGCGAATCCATATTTATCTCCATTTAATGCAGATGGTTCTTATCGTTATGACAACGATATTGATGGATTTGAAGATCGTTCTGTTCCTTTCAATTTTATCGAAGAAAGAGAAAATACAAATTATACATTAAAAAACCGTTCGTTAAAAGGTATTATTGATCTTAATTATCAATTAGCAAAAGGTTTAAAATTAACATCTCAATTCGGAATTCAGTACGATAGTAACAAAACAGAAAAATACGCAGAACAAGAAACTTATTTTACGCGTAAAATGAAAGAAGGAACGCGTTATTATAAATCTGGACAATATTTGTATTTCTTACCAGACGGAGGAGTTAAACAAAATTGGGACAACGAATTTTTTCAATATAACTGGAAGCTTCAAGGTACATATAGTACAACGATTAACAATCGTCACGAAATTGACTTGATGGCTGGAACAGAAATTCGTCATACTCAAAACGAAACGACTTTAACGCGTGCTTTTGGTTACAATAAAATAACTAAAACAGGAACGCCAATCGTTTTCCCAAATTCAAGTTCTGCAGCTGACAAACGTTACGAAACGTACAGAGAAATGCCTACGGATGAGAATGCTTATGTATCTACATTTGCAACAGCTTCGTATACATTAGACAGAAAATATACAGTTTTTGGTAGTGTTCGTTATGATGGTACAAATTTATTCGGAGTTAATAAAAAATATAAATACTTACCAATTTGGGCAGTTTCTGCTTCTTGGTTAGTTTCGAAAGAATCGTTTATGGAGAATGTTGATTTTATTTCGAATCTTCGTTTACGCGCTTCTTATGGTTTACAAGGAAATATTGATCGTAATACTTCTCCTTTCTTTATTGGAGAATATAACGATGCAACAATTTTGCCAGGTAATAAAGAAGATATTATCAATGCGATTAATTTACCGAATGATTTGTTGCGTTGGGAAAAAACAACGAATACAAATGTTGGATTAGATTTAGGTCTTTTCAAAAATCGTATCAACCTTGCCGTTGATGTTTACAATCGTAAAGGAACAGATATGATTAGTATGCGCGAAACGCCATTAGAAACAGGTTTTGAGTATACAATGGTGAACTGGGGAGAGTTGACAAACAAAGGTTTTGAGATTGCTTTAACAACACGCAACATTGATAAGAAAAACTTTAAATGGTCGACAACAATTAATTTTGCGCACAATAAGAGTAAAGTTCTTAAAGAGCAAGAACGTGAAAATAGTTTAATTCCATCTCGCGAAGGTTTACCTGTAAATGCAATTTTTGCTTTAAAAACAGCTGGATTTGATGAATACGGAAATCCAATGTTTTGGAAAGGAGATGAAAAAGTATCAGCAAAAGAATTCTTTGCTTTATATGATTTATACGAAGATTTTTTACCAGGAGAATTTGTTGATTCCAAATTAACAAGCGAAGAAAAACGTAAATTATTTACATACATCGGAGATCGCGATCCTAAATTTACAGGAGGTATTATCAATAATTTCAAAATTCACAATTTTGATTTAACGATTTCTGCAGCGTTCAATTTAAAACAAACGGTAATGAAAACGCCTTCTTATCGTGGAATGGAATTGGATCCAGGTCGTAATTATACACAAGATATTTTCGAGGCAGGTTCTACACTTCCAGGAATTACAAGTCCAATTAAAGGCGATAACGATAGCTGGATGGCGAACAAATGGTTTGCAGGAAACAATGCAAATGCGTACAATTTATTAGACATTTGGGCGAAAGAAATTAGTTATATGCGAATCAGTAGCATTCGTCTTGGTTATACTTTACCAAACAAATATGCTGAGGTTGTTGGTTTCAAAAGTGCTCGTTTTAGTTTAGAAGGACGTAATTTATTTGTATTTAGTAATGGATACAAAGGTTATTTTGATCCAGAAACTTATGGAAATATTTATGCACAACCAATTGCAAAATCTGTAACAGTAGGACTTAATGTTTCTTTCTAA
- a CDS encoding helix-turn-helix domain-containing protein produces the protein MFTTFKPTKEVLKKYIDYYYVDIKHDNTLTIYDCFPHYNNTISVYKSHQYIKGNSVYKQNGIPLQIFTPLRSDVLQIQQIGSVERFVIVFKPFGINQFLTNIDFSSIIDDLNFFDEEECNHLFNHIKSEEFVSIIESILLNKMNRIENVIIENSIDYIFKHYDDFTVNQLAEYLGFSRKHINRVFKENIGVSIKNFHEIVLFRKTVEEKLLHNPDETFTSIAHKLNFTDQSHFNRLYKKFVSESPNQFYKNGELIGEEDTFWRFYKD, from the coding sequence ATGTTCACAACATTTAAACCTACTAAAGAAGTTTTAAAAAAGTATATTGATTATTATTATGTTGATATTAAACATGATAATACATTAACTATATACGATTGCTTTCCTCATTATAACAATACGATTTCAGTTTATAAATCGCATCAATATATAAAGGGGAATTCTGTTTACAAACAAAATGGAATTCCTCTTCAAATTTTTACTCCATTAAGATCAGATGTTTTACAGATTCAACAAATTGGTTCTGTTGAACGTTTTGTAATTGTTTTTAAACCTTTTGGAATTAATCAATTTCTGACTAATATAGATTTTTCAAGTATTATAGATGATTTAAACTTTTTTGATGAAGAAGAGTGTAATCATTTGTTTAATCATATAAAATCTGAGGAATTTGTTTCGATAATTGAGTCTATTTTATTGAACAAAATGAATAGAATTGAAAATGTAATTATAGAAAATTCAATAGATTATATTTTCAAACATTATGATGATTTTACAGTTAATCAACTTGCTGAATATTTAGGTTTTAGTCGAAAACATATCAATAGGGTTTTCAAAGAAAATATTGGAGTTTCTATTAAAAACTTTCATGAAATCGTTTTATTTAGAAAAACAGTTGAAGAGAAATTATTACATAATCCTGATGAAACATTTACGTCGATTGCGCATAAATTAAATTTTACGGATCAATCTCATTTTAATCGGTTGTATAAAAAATTTGTTTCTGAATCGCCGAATCAATTTTATAAAAATGGTGAATTAATAGGAGAGGAAGATACTTTTTGGAGATTTTATAAAGATTAA